One Vallitalea pronyensis genomic region harbors:
- a CDS encoding sugar phosphate isomerase/epimerase family protein, which produces MNQIKIGTLISAGEALSVIPDIADHGFESFSLTFWKTVGDIDLPELAKRLTDFLAPKGITISSLSIFSNPLAGGSEYADAVPSWEALIDHASLFGTDLVTGFAGRVIDKSIDESIPTFKNVFGELSKRAASKGVKIAFENCTMGGDWQKGNWNIAHNPAAWELMFNALPDEHLGLQWEPCHQMVQLIDPIPQLRKWAGKIWNVHGKDATIDWDVIKQYGIGGAKQFAWHRTPGFGDSNWTDIISILRMNGYTGNIDIEGYHDPVYKGQLELTGQIHALNYLKHCRGGSYVANPEAWKNRQ; this is translated from the coding sequence TTGAATCCTTTTCATTAACATTCTGGAAAACCGTTGGTGATATAGATCTTCCAGAATTGGCAAAACGATTGACGGATTTCCTGGCACCTAAAGGTATTACCATTTCCAGCTTATCCATATTTTCAAACCCTCTTGCAGGCGGCTCTGAATATGCTGATGCTGTACCATCTTGGGAAGCCCTTATTGATCATGCATCACTTTTTGGCACCGATTTAGTGACTGGTTTCGCTGGAAGGGTCATTGACAAAAGCATTGATGAATCCATCCCAACATTCAAAAACGTCTTTGGCGAGCTTTCAAAAAGAGCTGCTTCAAAAGGTGTAAAGATTGCCTTTGAGAACTGTACCATGGGTGGTGACTGGCAAAAAGGTAACTGGAATATTGCTCATAATCCAGCTGCATGGGAGCTTATGTTTAATGCTCTGCCTGATGAGCATTTGGGTCTGCAATGGGAACCTTGTCATCAAATGGTGCAACTGATTGACCCTATACCACAACTCAGAAAATGGGCTGGCAAGATATGGAATGTTCATGGAAAAGATGCGACCATTGACTGGGATGTTATCAAGCAATATGGTATTGGCGGGGCTAAACAATTTGCTTGGCATAGGACACCTGGTTTTGGGGATAGTAACTGGACAGATATCATATCAATCCTGCGTATGAATGGTTACACAGGCAATATTGATATCGAAGGCTATCACGATCCCGTTTATAAAGGCCAATTAGAGTTAACGGGACAGATTCATGCCTTAAATTACTTAAAGCATTGTCGCGGTGGAAGCTATGTAGCTAATCCAGAAGCTTGGAAAAATAGACAATAG
- a CDS encoding Gfo/Idh/MocA family protein: protein MGKQFRVLQVGCGGISNSWLTALTGREDVIIAGLVDLHKNHAQDKKDKFNLSCPIYTDFEVAIEEIKPDLVIDNTIPEIHHRVVTTALNAGCHVFGEKPLADSIEHALDMVKTSATTNKSYAVMQNRRFLKDIRSFQSIIANQQIGALGFLGASFYIEAHFGGFRDLMDSPLILDMAIHTFDQARFISGCDPVSVYCHEFNPPGSWYKGNASAVCIFEMTNDVVFEYNGSWCAKGSVTSWECDWRAMGSTGAAGWDGKSLPWYETNSDPNNRFPSDYDKHVVDIKSNAATGHAGCIEDMMNALIKGVPAQTDCKDNIKSLAMVMAAIKSSQEQRKVYLHELIDLS, encoded by the coding sequence ATGGGTAAACAATTTAGAGTTCTTCAAGTGGGATGCGGTGGCATAAGCAATAGCTGGCTTACTGCATTGACTGGAAGAGAAGATGTTATCATCGCTGGTTTGGTTGACTTACACAAAAACCATGCTCAAGATAAAAAAGACAAATTCAACCTATCCTGTCCAATCTATACGGATTTTGAGGTAGCCATAGAAGAGATTAAGCCGGATCTTGTCATTGATAATACGATACCTGAAATACATCATCGCGTTGTCACTACAGCCCTTAACGCTGGCTGTCATGTCTTTGGTGAGAAGCCCTTAGCTGATTCCATTGAACATGCCTTAGATATGGTTAAAACTTCGGCAACAACCAATAAGTCCTATGCTGTTATGCAAAACAGAAGATTTTTAAAAGATATTCGTTCTTTTCAGTCCATTATTGCCAATCAACAGATTGGGGCATTAGGTTTCTTAGGTGCTTCCTTTTATATTGAAGCCCATTTTGGAGGTTTTAGAGACCTGATGGATAGCCCACTTATATTAGATATGGCTATCCACACCTTTGATCAAGCTCGGTTTATTTCCGGTTGCGACCCCGTATCCGTATACTGTCACGAGTTCAATCCTCCAGGTTCTTGGTATAAAGGTAATGCCAGTGCTGTATGTATCTTTGAAATGACCAATGATGTTGTTTTTGAATATAACGGTTCTTGGTGTGCGAAAGGTAGTGTAACCAGCTGGGAATGTGATTGGCGAGCGATGGGAAGTACAGGTGCTGCCGGCTGGGATGGAAAAAGCCTGCCATGGTATGAAACCAATTCGGATCCCAACAACAGATTCCCTTCAGACTACGACAAGCATGTTGTGGATATAAAAAGTAATGCTGCAACAGGTCATGCAGGTTGTATTGAAGATATGATGAATGCATTGATAAAAGGTGTTCCTGCTCAAACAGACTGCAAGGACAATATTAAAAGTCTTGCCATGGTCATGGCAGCTATTAAAAGTTCGCAGGAACAACGAAAAGTATACCTTCATGAATTGATTGATCTATCCTAA
- a CDS encoding Kelch repeat-containing protein, which produces MKKLRKLFSFIMMVTLIMINSNAVRGAEGEDLGSWETKASMPTARTALGVAEVDGKIYAIGGYNNSELNVVEAYDIATDTWITKASMPTARWSLDVAEVNGKIYAIGGQNLENEYLDTVEEYDPATDTWTTKASMPTPRHYLSVAEVNGKIYAIGGSSGLSYNNIVEEYDPQTNTWTTKASMPTARGTMGVVEVEGKIYAIGGYNSDGVWEGAVEEYNPTTDMWTTKASMPTARRALGVTVASGKIYAIGGEHFKDMSHVFLDTVEEYDPQADTWTTKASMPTKRGYLRSIGVNDNIYVIGGKNWSDGKISTVDVFMPSSTVINAPTSLKATTSSSTIVLNWDTVTDADSYTILKSTTSGVIDTVIASDLTETTYSDSDVIPGVTYYYAVRAVKDGVESANSNIASAMNPLKETLELNSIDKIRVGEDVSVDVKLHNANNIYAEDVTVTYNQEIFEYTGHEEIEGLQVVKSINHEGTLRFIIASKGEDKSVDGSETIVTLKFKAKKVGEGKIDALKARIANIEAEWDLIEIDCGETSINVEGYLDVNRTGEFTLLDLAIDGFYYNKLVADTNTEKYDADVVVDGTINDDDLVAIVNEMLSNTHYEPNK; this is translated from the coding sequence ATGAAGAAACTAAGAAAATTATTCAGTTTTATTATGATGGTAACACTCATTATGATTAATTCTAATGCAGTACGAGGTGCTGAAGGCGAGGATTTAGGTAGTTGGGAAACGAAGGCTAGTATGCCAACAGCAAGAACGGCTTTAGGAGTGGCAGAAGTTGATGGTAAGATATATGCCATAGGTGGTTATAATAACTCTGAACTTAATGTAGTAGAAGCGTATGATATTGCAACAGATACATGGATAACAAAGGCAAGTATGCCAACAGCGAGATGGTCATTAGACGTAGCAGAAGTTAATGGTAAGATATATGCTATTGGTGGACAGAACCTTGAAAATGAGTATCTTGATACAGTAGAAGAATATGATCCTGCAACAGATACATGGACAACAAAAGCAAGTATGCCCACGCCAAGACACTATCTAAGCGTAGCAGAAGTTAATGGCAAGATATATGCTATCGGTGGATCTAGTGGTTTAAGTTATAATAACATAGTAGAAGAGTATGACCCACAAACGAATACTTGGACAACGAAAGCTAGTATGCCAACAGCAAGAGGTACAATGGGAGTTGTAGAAGTTGAAGGTAAAATATATGCGATTGGTGGATATAATAGTGATGGAGTCTGGGAAGGAGCAGTGGAAGAATATAATCCCACAACAGATATGTGGACAACAAAGGCCAGTATGCCAACAGCAAGACGTGCTTTAGGTGTAACAGTAGCTAGTGGTAAAATATATGCTATAGGTGGAGAACACTTTAAAGACATGAGTCACGTATTTCTTGATACAGTAGAAGAATATGATCCTCAAGCAGATACATGGACAACAAAAGCTAGCATGCCAACTAAAAGAGGATATTTACGTTCAATTGGGGTAAATGATAACATATATGTAATAGGTGGGAAAAATTGGTCTGATGGTAAAATTAGTACGGTAGACGTATTTATGCCATCATCAACCGTTATTAATGCACCTACGAGTCTTAAGGCTACAACGTCTTCTAGCACGATCGTTCTCAACTGGGATACTGTTACGGATGCAGATAGTTATACTATATTAAAATCAACGACATCTGGAGTTATAGATACTGTAATAGCAAGCGATCTAACAGAAACAACTTATAGCGACTCAGATGTCATTCCTGGGGTAACTTACTACTATGCAGTACGAGCCGTAAAAGACGGTGTAGAAAGCGCTAACTCTAATATTGCTTCAGCCATGAATCCTTTAAAAGAAACATTAGAATTAAATAGTATCGATAAGATAAGGGTTGGAGAAGATGTTTCAGTTGATGTGAAATTGCACAATGCCAACAACATATATGCAGAGGATGTTACAGTCACGTATAATCAGGAAATATTTGAATATACTGGACATGAAGAAATTGAAGGGCTACAGGTAGTGAAGTCAATTAATCATGAGGGCACTCTTCGATTTATCATTGCTAGTAAGGGCGAGGATAAGAGTGTTGACGGTAGTGAAACAATCGTCACATTAAAATTCAAAGCAAAAAAAGTAGGAGAAGGCAAAATTGATGCACTAAAAGCACGGATTGCTAATATTGAAGCTGAATGGGATTTAATAGAGATTGATTGTGGAGAGACGTCAATAAATGTGGAAGGTTATCTTGATGTCAATCGTACAGGCGAATTCACCTTATTAGACTTAGCCATTGATGGGTTTTATTACAATAAATTAGTAGCGGATACAAATACTGAAAAATATGATGCAGATGTAGTTGTAGATGGTACAATAAATGATGATGACTTGGTTGCAATTGTCAATGAAATGTTAAGTAATACTCATTATGAGCCAAATAAATAA
- a CDS encoding tRNA (cytidine(34)-2'-O)-methyltransferase, whose protein sequence is MNILLHEPEIPHNTGNIGRTCVATGTALHLIKPLGFSIDEKSVKRAGLDYWDKLDVYLYDNFQDFLNKNPHATIYMATTKAKHTYAEVTYTEDSFIMFGKESAGIPEDILIQYPETSIRIPMEPTIRSLNLSNAVAIVLYESLRQQNFSHMQLEGQLRNYKW, encoded by the coding sequence ATGAACATATTGCTGCATGAACCGGAAATTCCCCATAATACAGGGAATATAGGAAGAACTTGTGTCGCCACAGGTACAGCCTTACATCTCATTAAACCTTTAGGCTTTTCCATTGACGAAAAATCCGTTAAAAGAGCTGGTCTTGATTATTGGGACAAATTAGATGTCTATCTCTACGATAATTTCCAAGATTTTTTGAATAAAAACCCGCACGCAACCATCTATATGGCGACAACAAAAGCAAAGCACACGTATGCAGAAGTGACCTATACAGAAGATAGTTTTATTATGTTTGGAAAAGAAAGTGCTGGTATACCAGAGGATATCCTTATTCAATACCCAGAGACAAGTATTCGTATACCCATGGAGCCTACCATTCGGTCCTTGAATTTATCCAATGCAGTAGCCATTGTGTTATACGAGTCACTCCGACAACAGAATTTTTCTCATATGCAATTAGAAGGGCAATTAAGAAATTATAAATGGTAA
- a CDS encoding chemotaxis protein CheX: MSGVNVEFINPFIGAAQKILRDVCQLETKLQKPYLKEAEYKGDLVAVIIGVTGNIKGQVILSISIETACNIASKMMMGMPVDALNDMAKSAISELSNMILGNAATNLSQKGLTVDITPPSICLGKDMNITVNHSKNICVPLKFDDNSLFEVNISIVEE, encoded by the coding sequence ATGTCAGGAGTAAATGTTGAATTTATTAATCCATTTATTGGTGCTGCACAGAAGATTCTACGAGATGTATGTCAGTTAGAGACGAAATTACAAAAACCTTACCTGAAAGAAGCCGAATACAAAGGTGATTTAGTAGCTGTTATAATAGGTGTTACAGGAAATATTAAGGGACAAGTTATACTCAGTATTAGTATAGAAACGGCATGTAATATTGCATCTAAGATGATGATGGGTATGCCTGTAGATGCATTGAACGATATGGCAAAAAGTGCCATTAGTGAATTATCCAATATGATTCTTGGTAATGCAGCTACAAATCTGTCACAAAAAGGTCTAACGGTGGATATCACACCACCATCTATATGTTTGGGTAAAGATATGAACATCACCGTGAATCATTCAAAAAACATCTGTGTACCTTTGAAATTTGACGATAACAGTTTATTTGAAGTCAACATATCCATTGTTGAAGAATAG
- a CDS encoding ISNCY family transposase — MKTGMITLSQKQLKTYKVINSFIDKSITRQQAAELLNLSTRQISRLKKGIIDTGAESLIHKNTGRKPPHAFSDEKKEMIVGIHSSQEFQSVNFLHFKDILAEKYKLHISYSSLSSILKNAGIQSPKRKKVSPRTHRRKRKAHPGELIQIDATPYEWFGDNKKYALHGAIDDATGQIVGLYMTQNECLYGYLEMMRQCCLAFGVPQTIYSDNHTIFRSPKTGKLTVEELIAGKSVNLTQFGRSMHELGIDMIYAKTPQAKGRVERLWVTLQSRLPVELAMRNITTVEAANEFLNHEYKAIFNSKFKVTSEAHSLFIPLKDSIDIDTVLCVKHTRKTDNAGVFSFKGRCFQILNEGYPIVSAKKNIKVLINPRYGIKVQCKNKIFDTIRYLKPARKDASKAISKKAIKNVKPHLIHSSEAWKKIWWAEDFNQSLKFLYEVFFQKQQSAI, encoded by the coding sequence ATGAAAACAGGAATGATTACATTGTCACAAAAACAATTGAAAACCTATAAAGTCATAAATAGCTTTATTGACAAATCCATTACAAGACAGCAAGCTGCTGAGCTTTTGAATCTTTCTACACGCCAGATCTCACGCTTAAAGAAAGGAATAATTGATACTGGTGCTGAATCTCTGATTCATAAAAATACAGGTAGAAAGCCTCCTCATGCTTTTTCAGATGAAAAGAAGGAAATGATTGTTGGAATCCACTCTTCACAAGAATTCCAATCAGTCAATTTCCTTCACTTTAAAGATATACTAGCAGAAAAGTACAAGCTCCACATCTCATACTCTTCTCTTTCTAGTATACTCAAAAATGCAGGCATTCAAAGCCCTAAACGAAAAAAAGTTTCTCCACGTACCCATAGACGCAAACGTAAAGCTCATCCCGGAGAACTTATTCAGATCGATGCTACACCTTATGAATGGTTTGGGGACAATAAAAAATATGCTTTACATGGAGCAATCGATGATGCTACCGGACAAATCGTTGGGTTATATATGACGCAAAATGAATGCCTCTATGGCTACCTTGAAATGATGCGCCAGTGTTGTTTGGCTTTTGGTGTTCCTCAAACCATCTATTCCGATAACCATACCATCTTTCGTTCACCAAAGACTGGAAAGCTTACTGTAGAAGAGCTAATAGCTGGTAAATCCGTTAATCTAACACAGTTCGGACGCTCTATGCACGAGCTTGGTATCGATATGATTTATGCCAAAACACCTCAAGCTAAGGGACGTGTGGAACGCTTGTGGGTAACTCTACAAAGCCGTTTACCCGTTGAGCTTGCAATGCGAAACATTACTACTGTTGAAGCTGCTAATGAATTTTTAAACCATGAGTATAAGGCTATCTTTAATTCTAAGTTCAAAGTAACATCTGAAGCTCATTCGCTCTTTATACCTCTTAAAGATTCTATTGATATCGATACTGTACTATGTGTTAAACATACACGTAAAACAGATAATGCAGGGGTATTTTCCTTTAAAGGCAGATGTTTTCAAATCTTGAATGAAGGATACCCTATTGTTTCAGCTAAAAAAAATATCAAAGTCCTTATCAATCCTCGATATGGCATTAAAGTACAGTGTAAAAACAAGATATTTGATACTATACGCTACTTAAAACCAGCAAGAAAAGATGCCTCAAAAGCGATTAGCAAAAAAGCGATTAAAAATGTTAAACCCCACCTTATTCATAGTTCAGAGGCATGGAAAAAAATATGGTGGGCTGAAGATTTCAATCAATCACTCAAGTTTCTTTATGAAGTCTTCTTCCAAAAACAACAATCTGCAATATAA
- a CDS encoding uroporphyrinogen decarboxylase family protein — translation MTSRELVYKTLNFENPERVPRQKWVLPWAQHHYPVELNQIGEDYPDDIIGAPGYNKVNDRSEGDPTEVGESTDAWGCKFLNYQKGIIGEVKEPLVKDDAWKDVNNVHIPREWLTIDIDKINAFCKNTDKFVMAGACPRPFEQLQFIRGTENLFIDLMLRPQGLLDFMKKMHAFNCEQLTLWASTDVDALSFMDDWGSQNSLLINPKVWVEFFKPMYKDYIDIAHDHGKKIFMHSDGYILDIYPHLIELGLDAINSQLFCMPMEELAKYKGKITFWGEIDRQQLLPYGSLEDIKHAVQQVKNNLWARGGCIAQCEFGPGAKPANVEKVFETWNLCL, via the coding sequence ATGACTTCAAGAGAATTGGTTTATAAAACGTTGAATTTCGAAAATCCAGAACGGGTACCTCGACAAAAATGGGTACTACCATGGGCACAACATCATTATCCCGTAGAACTTAATCAAATAGGTGAAGATTATCCAGATGATATTATTGGAGCGCCTGGTTATAATAAAGTCAATGACCGTTCAGAAGGCGATCCAACAGAAGTTGGTGAATCCACCGATGCATGGGGATGTAAATTCTTAAACTACCAAAAAGGTATCATTGGTGAAGTAAAAGAACCTTTGGTTAAAGATGACGCATGGAAAGATGTAAACAATGTTCATATTCCAAGAGAGTGGTTAACCATTGATATCGATAAAATTAATGCATTCTGTAAAAACACAGACAAATTTGTTATGGCTGGGGCTTGTCCAAGACCATTTGAACAGCTACAGTTTATTCGTGGTACGGAGAATCTATTTATTGATTTAATGTTAAGGCCACAAGGGCTTCTTGATTTCATGAAAAAAATGCATGCATTTAATTGTGAGCAGTTAACCCTATGGGCTTCAACAGATGTGGATGCTTTGTCATTTATGGATGATTGGGGATCTCAGAATAGCCTTCTAATCAACCCTAAGGTGTGGGTAGAATTTTTTAAACCTATGTATAAAGATTATATCGATATTGCTCATGATCATGGTAAAAAAATCTTCATGCATTCCGATGGTTATATTTTAGATATTTATCCCCATTTGATAGAATTAGGTCTTGATGCGATTAACTCCCAGTTATTCTGTATGCCCATGGAAGAGTTGGCAAAATATAAAGGTAAGATAACATTTTGGGGAGAGATTGATCGACAGCAATTATTACCTTATGGCAGTTTAGAAGATATTAAACATGCTGTTCAACAGGTAAAAAATAATTTATGGGCTCGTGGTGGTTGTATTGCTCAATGTGAGTTCGGACCTGGTGCTAAACCTGCTAATGTTGAGAAAGTATTTGAGACATGGAATCTATGCTTATAG
- a CDS encoding AraC family transcriptional regulator, which yields MMDEHTIKIDLSHYKDDFKQLNKIWYKDISVNAMRLRVLGIHYMDNGPEWTITQHKHSFFECHYVTKDHVYTTANGIQHKVTPGQFYLLAPGVIHGHCQKDRIGHVGFSLRFEIALQKPLDSHQLHGIQSKQMIDSLMHITPEPYDDDGSIINMMLQLLELGKKESSPLELQLAFFQIIIKLVCSCNRYLVDTHSDTALNKNMIYNNIILTTIQFIEDNYYQDIDVKDVANCVHLSYSHLSRLFKSWVGETVSQYIKKVRLNRAIYLLKCTQQDITSIARDVGYNSAYYFSNDFKKNMGVSPGNYRKTISGLSE from the coding sequence ATGATGGATGAACATACCATAAAGATAGACTTATCACACTATAAAGATGATTTTAAACAACTCAATAAAATATGGTATAAAGATATATCGGTTAATGCCATGCGTTTAAGAGTCTTAGGCATTCATTATATGGATAATGGGCCTGAATGGACCATTACACAACACAAGCACTCCTTTTTTGAGTGTCACTACGTGACGAAAGATCATGTTTACACCACTGCCAATGGCATCCAACATAAGGTTACACCAGGGCAGTTCTATCTATTAGCTCCTGGTGTGATCCATGGTCACTGTCAAAAGGATAGGATAGGACATGTTGGTTTTTCACTACGCTTCGAAATAGCACTTCAAAAGCCATTGGATTCCCATCAACTTCATGGCATTCAATCCAAACAGATGATAGACTCCCTCATGCACATTACCCCAGAACCCTATGATGACGATGGCAGTATTATCAACATGATGCTTCAGCTATTGGAGCTTGGGAAAAAAGAGAGCTCGCCACTGGAGTTACAATTAGCTTTTTTTCAAATCATTATCAAGTTAGTGTGTAGCTGTAACAGGTATTTGGTCGATACGCATTCCGATACAGCTCTAAATAAAAATATGATTTATAACAACATTATTCTGACTACCATCCAATTCATTGAAGATAATTATTACCAAGATATTGATGTGAAAGATGTGGCCAACTGTGTTCATCTAAGTTATAGCCACCTTTCAAGGTTATTTAAAAGTTGGGTTGGTGAAACTGTGAGCCAATATATCAAAAAAGTAAGACTTAATAGGGCCATTTATCTGCTAAAGTGCACCCAACAAGATATCACCAGCATTGCTAGAGATGTTGGCTATAATAGTGCCTATTACTTTAGCAATGATTTTAAAAAGAACATGGGGGTATCACCAGGGAATTATCGAAAAACCATTTCAGGACTGTCAGAATAG
- a CDS encoding transcriptional regulator PerR, whose product MQQMAELLKAQKLKVTPQRLAIFKILYETTEHPSAEHIYKRIQATHPTMSLATVYKTLDTLKKAGLVQEFNVGEDSFRYDANVNTHPHMICLTCHQVFDLHTDKLQHIKKYVEPETDFDIDFEKVFFYGTCAKCQKAKEKS is encoded by the coding sequence ATGCAGCAAATGGCAGAATTACTTAAAGCACAAAAACTTAAGGTTACTCCTCAACGACTTGCAATATTCAAAATTCTATATGAAACAACAGAACATCCTAGTGCTGAACATATCTATAAACGCATACAAGCTACTCATCCTACCATGAGTCTGGCTACCGTTTATAAAACATTGGACACACTAAAAAAAGCTGGATTGGTTCAAGAATTTAATGTAGGTGAGGATAGTTTTCGTTATGATGCCAATGTGAACACCCATCCTCACATGATCTGTTTGACATGTCATCAAGTATTTGACCTTCATACAGATAAGTTACAACATATCAAAAAATATGTAGAACCAGAAACGGATTTTGACATTGATTTTGAAAAAGTATTTTTTTATGGCACATGTGCCAAGTGTCAAAAAGCAAAAGAGAAATCATAA
- a CDS encoding aminotransferase class I/II-fold pyridoxal phosphate-dependent enzyme, which translates to MENKLSNRVKVIPPSGIRKFFDIVSEMKDAISLGVGEPDFDTPWHIREEGIYSLEKGKTYYTSNAGMLELREEICHYLKRKFQLDYDYKTETLITVGGSEGIDLAFRALINPGDEVLIPQPSFVSYEPCAYLAGATPVIIPLKVENEFRLTKEEVEAYVTEKTKMLVLPFPNNPTGAIMEREDLEAIAEVAIKHDLIVLSDEIYAELTYGDKHVSIAAIEGMRERTIIINGFSKAYSMTGWRMGYAVGPKEVIGPMTKIHQYGIMCTPTTSQYAAIEAVKNGDPDVEEMRKAYNGRRKVMIEGFRKMGLACFEPLGAFYLFPSIKETGLTSEEFATQLLHEQKVAVVPGTAFGESGEGFIRCSYAYGIEDLKKAIERISQFVEPRIS; encoded by the coding sequence ATGGAAAATAAATTATCTAATCGTGTAAAAGTCATACCACCATCAGGTATTAGAAAATTCTTTGATATTGTTTCTGAAATGAAAGATGCCATATCCCTTGGTGTTGGTGAGCCTGATTTTGACACCCCTTGGCATATTCGTGAAGAGGGCATCTATTCTTTAGAAAAAGGAAAAACCTATTACACATCCAATGCAGGGATGCTAGAACTACGGGAAGAAATATGTCACTATTTAAAAAGAAAATTTCAGTTGGATTATGACTACAAAACAGAGACCCTTATAACCGTGGGGGGAAGTGAAGGTATTGACTTAGCTTTTCGCGCTTTAATTAACCCAGGAGACGAAGTGCTCATTCCTCAGCCATCTTTTGTATCCTACGAACCATGTGCTTATTTAGCTGGGGCAACACCTGTAATCATACCCCTTAAGGTAGAAAATGAATTTCGTTTAACCAAGGAAGAGGTAGAAGCCTATGTCACGGAGAAAACCAAAATGCTTGTCCTGCCATTTCCCAATAACCCTACAGGGGCTATTATGGAACGAGAAGATTTAGAAGCCATAGCTGAGGTTGCCATTAAGCATGATTTAATTGTATTATCCGATGAAATCTATGCAGAGCTTACCTATGGTGATAAACATGTATCCATTGCGGCCATTGAGGGCATGAGAGAGCGTACCATCATCATTAATGGATTCTCAAAAGCTTATTCTATGACAGGCTGGCGTATGGGTTATGCAGTAGGACCAAAGGAAGTCATTGGGCCTATGACAAAAATCCATCAGTATGGCATTATGTGCACCCCCACAACCAGTCAGTATGCAGCCATTGAAGCGGTAAAAAATGGGGACCCAGATGTTGAGGAAATGCGAAAAGCATATAATGGGCGGCGTAAAGTGATGATTGAAGGGTTTAGAAAAATGGGATTGGCGTGTTTCGAACCTTTAGGTGCTTTTTATCTTTTTCCTTCTATCAAAGAAACAGGATTAACCTCAGAAGAATTTGCCACACAACTGTTACATGAACAAAAAGTGGCTGTTGTACCTGGCACAGCTTTTGGGGAAAGCGGTGAAGGTTTTATCCGTTGTTCCTACGCATACGGTATAGAGGACTTAAAAAAAGCCATTGAACGCATTAGCCAATTTGTAGAACCACGTATAAGCTAA
- a CDS encoding Lrp/AsnC family transcriptional regulator has product MRQEVLEILEHNSKVTVDDLATILEGKIDDIANEIAAMEKEKIICGYHTLINWEKTNNEKVTALIEVKVTPQRGQGFDKIAERIYRFKEVKSVYLMSGGFDLTVILEGKTMKEVALFVGQKLAPLESVLSTATHFVLKKYKDHGIILEETRKDERMVVTP; this is encoded by the coding sequence ATGAGACAAGAAGTATTGGAAATATTGGAGCATAATAGTAAGGTAACGGTGGATGACCTAGCCACTATCTTAGAAGGAAAAATAGATGATATTGCCAATGAAATTGCCGCCATGGAGAAAGAAAAAATTATATGTGGCTATCATACACTCATTAATTGGGAAAAAACGAATAATGAAAAAGTCACGGCTTTAATTGAAGTGAAGGTAACACCTCAGCGGGGTCAGGGATTTGATAAAATTGCAGAGAGAATATACCGATTCAAAGAAGTGAAATCCGTCTATCTGATGTCCGGAGGGTTTGACCTTACGGTTATATTGGAAGGTAAAACCATGAAAGAGGTTGCTCTGTTTGTGGGTCAAAAATTAGCACCTTTGGAATCTGTACTCAGTACAGCAACCCATTTTGTGCTTAAGAAATACAAAGACCATGGCATCATATTAGAAGAGACTCGAAAAGATGAGAGGATGGTGGTGACCCCATGA